A genomic stretch from Arachis stenosperma cultivar V10309 chromosome 3, arast.V10309.gnm1.PFL2, whole genome shotgun sequence includes:
- the LOC130966816 gene encoding uncharacterized protein LOC130966816 has translation MLCCLLKGYFPEPKEQGNVAGELQRTDCFVCEKHPVELCNILVYFIYPTQGVELGEGYYNRDIKTRKTSQGVELNSDQIGLQRSEQLRELYKSLKAVDASPPIKVKYYSENNKRLIHFSTCEVAFILPCRVDTFRDYKYLGTQNRVDGIVGEYKWMTFGEAGTARSAIGSGLIYYGIPKGSSNLQPFSHQNLMMLQLFAIQVVQLEPQSYISYLPLAHIYERTNQVMHVHFDETQITHLPKEVQKILRLEHGFNWGVRDAWKPHQVEWCNKVSTISF, from the exons ATGCT CTGCTGTCTG CTGAAAGGTTATTTTCCTGAACCCAAAGAACAAGGAAATGTTGCTGGAGAACTTCAAAGAACAGATTGCTTTGTCTGTGAGAAGCATCCAGTGGAGCTATGCAATATTCTGGTCTACTTCATCTACCCAACTCAG GGTGTTGAGTTGGGGGAAGGATATTACAATAGAGACATTAAGACAAGGAAGACAAGTCAAGGAGTGGAACTCAATTCTGATCAGATAGGGTTGCAGCGGAGTGAGCAGCTTCGAGAGTTATATAAGTCCCTCAAAGCTGTAGATGCCAGCCCTCCAATTAAG GTGAAGTACTACTCTGAGAATAACAAGAGGCTTATTCACTTCTCTACTTGTGAAGTTGCATTTATTCTGCCCTGCAGAG TTGACACTTTTCGAGACTATAAGTATCTGGGAACCCAAAACCGTGTTGATGGAATAGTTGGGGA GTACAAGTGGATGACTTTTGGAGAAGCAGGTACTGCACGGTCAGCTATAGGCTCTGGTCTGATTTATTATGGAATTCCAAAG GGAAGCAGTAATCTTCAGCCCTTTAGCCACCAAAACCTGATGATGTTGCAACTATTTGCTATACAAGTGGTACAACTGGAACCCCAAAG ttaTATATCATATCTCCCTTTAGCACACATTTATGAGCGGACAAACCAAGTCATGCATGTACATTTTGATGAGACTCAGATCACACATCTGCCAAAAGAGGTCCAGAAGATATTGAGGTTAGAACATGGCTTCAATTGGGGTGTCAGAGATGCTTGGAAACCCCATCAAGTTGAGTGGTGCAACAAGGTCAGCACCATCAGCTTCTAG